Proteins from a genomic interval of Arachis hypogaea cultivar Tifrunner chromosome 10, arahy.Tifrunner.gnm2.J5K5, whole genome shotgun sequence:
- the LOC112716443 gene encoding purple acid phosphatase 23 isoform X4, with translation MNQYPHRIQHKTMKMKMASTIIVLVINIFTSMKVAVAVPPIPTTLDGPFEPVTRRFDSSLRKGSDDLPMTNPRLRKNVTSNFPEQIALAISSPTSMWISWVTGDAQIGLNVTPVDPASVKSEVWYGKESGKYTSVAKGDSLVYNQFYPFEGLWNYTSGIIHHVKLKGLEPGIRYYYKCGDSSIPAMSQEHVFETFPRPSPNNYPSRIAVIGDLGLTSNSSTTIDHLTYNDPSMIVMVGDLTYANQYLTTGGKGASCYSCAFPDAPIRETYQPRWDAWGRFMEPLTSKIPMMVIEGNHEIEPQVDGITFKSYLTRFAVPAEESGSKSNLYYSFDAGGIHFIMLGAYADYNSTGAQFAWLKQDLQSLDRSVTPWLVAAWHPPWYNSYASHYQEFECMRFEMEALLYQYGVDIVFYGHVHAYERMNRVYNYTLDKCGPVYIIVGDGGNIEKVDVDHADDSGKCPSPGDNIPEIGPVCHSNFSSGPAKGNFCWSKQPEWSAFRESSFGHGILEVVNSTYALWTWHRNQDSYKEDAVGDQIYIVRQPELCLKDSKSQLPTHQTSSFSAAPSRLSLDYFSIISQILGVFFIFGLYSQLAWN, from the exons ATGAATCAGTATCCGCATAGGATCCAACACAAgacaatgaaaatgaaaatggctTCCACCATAATAGTTTTGGTGATCAACATTTTCACCAGCATGAAGGTGGCAGTTGCAGTGCCACCGATACCCACCACCTTAGACGGTCCGTTTGAGCCGGTGACTCGGCGGTTCGACTCGTCACTCAGAAAAGGCAGTGATGACTTGCCGATGACCAATCCAAGGCTCAGAAAGAACGTGACCTCGAATTTCCCGGAGCAGATTGCGCTTGCAATTTCTTCACCAACTTCCATGTGGATATCCTGGGTCACTG GGGATGCACAGATTGGTCTTAATGTGACGCCAGTTGATCCTGCATCTGTTAAAAGTGAGGTGTGGTATGGTAAAGAGAGTGGCAAGTACACAAGTGTTGCGAAAGGTGATTCACTTGTTTATAACCAATTCTACCCCTTTGAAGGCCTTTGGAACTACACCTCTGGCATTATTCACCATGTCAAACTCAAAG GCCTTGAACCAGGAATCAGATACTATTACAAATGTGGGGATAGCTCTATTCCAGCTATGAGTCAAGAGCATGTTTTTGAGACTTTTCCGAGGCCTAGTCCAAACAAttatcccagccgaattgcagttATTGGAGATTTGGGCCTCACAAGCAATTCTAGCACAACTATTGATCACTTAACTTACAATGATCCTTCCATGATCGTAATGGTTGGAGACTTAACATATGCAAATCAGTACTTGACAACTGGTGGAAAAGGAGCTTCTTGTTATTCTTGCGCATTTCCGGATGCACCTATCAGAGAGACGTATCAGCCGCGGTGGGATGCATGGGGAAG GTTTATGGAGCCTTTGACATCAAAAATTCCAATGATGGTTATTGAAGGGAATCATGAGATTGAACCACAAGTCGATGGCATCACATTCAAGTCATATTTGACAAGATTCGCAGTCCCTGCTGAAGAAAGTGGATCCAAAAGCAACTTGTATTATTCTTTTGATGCTGGGGGCATACACTTCATTATGCTGGGAGCATATGCTGATTATAATAGTACCG GTGCACAGTTTGCATGGCTGAAGCAAGATCTGCAAAGTCTCGACCGGAGTGTAACCCCTTGGCTTGTAGCTGCCTGGCATCCACCTTGGTATAATAGCTATGCCTCACACTATCAGGAATTCGAGTGTATGAGATTTGAAATGGAAGCACTTCTCTATCAATATGGTGTTGACATTGTTTTCTATGGTCAT GTTCATGCTTATGAGAGGATGAATAGAGTTTACAATTACACATTGGATAAATGTGGACCTGTTTACATAATTGTTGGAGATGGTGGAAATATTGAGAAAGTAGATGTTGATCATGCTGATGACTCAGGAAAGTGTCCTTCACCTGGAGACAATATACCAGAAATCGGACCAGTTTGCCACTCGAATTTTTCCTCTGGTCCTGCCAAAGGGAACTTTTGTTGGAGCAAACAACCTGAATGGAGCGCATTTAGAGAAAGCAGTTTTGGACATGGGATTCTTGAG GTGGTGAATTCTACATATGCATTATGGACTTGGCACCGAAATCAAGATAGTTACAAAGAAGATGCAGTTGGTGACCAGATTTACATTGTTCGACAGCCTGAATTATGCTTGAAAGATTCAAAA TCACAATTGCCTACACATCAAACATCCTCTTTCTCGGCTGCTCCCAGCCGCCTCTCTCTG GATTATTTCTCTATTATATCACAAATCCTTGGAGTTTTCTTTATATTTGGTCTATATTCTCAG CTGGCTTGGAACTAA
- the LOC112716443 gene encoding purple acid phosphatase 23 isoform X1 — protein MNQYPHRIQHKTMKMKMASTIIVLVINIFTSMKVAVAVPPIPTTLDGPFEPVTRRFDSSLRKGSDDLPMTNPRLRKNVTSNFPEQIALAISSPTSMWISWVTGDAQIGLNVTPVDPASVKSEVWYGKESGKYTSVAKGDSLVYNQFYPFEGLWNYTSGIIHHVKLKGLEPGIRYYYKCGDSSIPAMSQEHVFETFPRPSPNNYPSRIAVIGDLGLTSNSSTTIDHLTYNDPSMIVMVGDLTYANQYLTTGGKGASCYSCAFPDAPIRETYQPRWDAWGRFMEPLTSKIPMMVIEGNHEIEPQVDGITFKSYLTRFAVPAEESGSKSNLYYSFDAGGIHFIMLGAYADYNSTGAQFAWLKQDLQSLDRSVTPWLVAAWHPPWYNSYASHYQEFECMRFEMEALLYQYGVDIVFYGHVHAYERMNRVYNYTLDKCGPVYIIVGDGGNIEKVDVDHADDSGKCPSPGDNIPEIGPVCHSNFSSGPAKGNFCWSKQPEWSAFRESSFGHGILEVVNSTYALWTWHRNQDSYKEDAVGDQIYIVRQPELCLKDSKSQLPTHQTSSFSAAPSRLSLDYFSIISQILGVFFIFGLYSQVNQILFLLSVSLCWLGTKIWTIPLIILVR, from the exons ATGAATCAGTATCCGCATAGGATCCAACACAAgacaatgaaaatgaaaatggctTCCACCATAATAGTTTTGGTGATCAACATTTTCACCAGCATGAAGGTGGCAGTTGCAGTGCCACCGATACCCACCACCTTAGACGGTCCGTTTGAGCCGGTGACTCGGCGGTTCGACTCGTCACTCAGAAAAGGCAGTGATGACTTGCCGATGACCAATCCAAGGCTCAGAAAGAACGTGACCTCGAATTTCCCGGAGCAGATTGCGCTTGCAATTTCTTCACCAACTTCCATGTGGATATCCTGGGTCACTG GGGATGCACAGATTGGTCTTAATGTGACGCCAGTTGATCCTGCATCTGTTAAAAGTGAGGTGTGGTATGGTAAAGAGAGTGGCAAGTACACAAGTGTTGCGAAAGGTGATTCACTTGTTTATAACCAATTCTACCCCTTTGAAGGCCTTTGGAACTACACCTCTGGCATTATTCACCATGTCAAACTCAAAG GCCTTGAACCAGGAATCAGATACTATTACAAATGTGGGGATAGCTCTATTCCAGCTATGAGTCAAGAGCATGTTTTTGAGACTTTTCCGAGGCCTAGTCCAAACAAttatcccagccgaattgcagttATTGGAGATTTGGGCCTCACAAGCAATTCTAGCACAACTATTGATCACTTAACTTACAATGATCCTTCCATGATCGTAATGGTTGGAGACTTAACATATGCAAATCAGTACTTGACAACTGGTGGAAAAGGAGCTTCTTGTTATTCTTGCGCATTTCCGGATGCACCTATCAGAGAGACGTATCAGCCGCGGTGGGATGCATGGGGAAG GTTTATGGAGCCTTTGACATCAAAAATTCCAATGATGGTTATTGAAGGGAATCATGAGATTGAACCACAAGTCGATGGCATCACATTCAAGTCATATTTGACAAGATTCGCAGTCCCTGCTGAAGAAAGTGGATCCAAAAGCAACTTGTATTATTCTTTTGATGCTGGGGGCATACACTTCATTATGCTGGGAGCATATGCTGATTATAATAGTACCG GTGCACAGTTTGCATGGCTGAAGCAAGATCTGCAAAGTCTCGACCGGAGTGTAACCCCTTGGCTTGTAGCTGCCTGGCATCCACCTTGGTATAATAGCTATGCCTCACACTATCAGGAATTCGAGTGTATGAGATTTGAAATGGAAGCACTTCTCTATCAATATGGTGTTGACATTGTTTTCTATGGTCAT GTTCATGCTTATGAGAGGATGAATAGAGTTTACAATTACACATTGGATAAATGTGGACCTGTTTACATAATTGTTGGAGATGGTGGAAATATTGAGAAAGTAGATGTTGATCATGCTGATGACTCAGGAAAGTGTCCTTCACCTGGAGACAATATACCAGAAATCGGACCAGTTTGCCACTCGAATTTTTCCTCTGGTCCTGCCAAAGGGAACTTTTGTTGGAGCAAACAACCTGAATGGAGCGCATTTAGAGAAAGCAGTTTTGGACATGGGATTCTTGAG GTGGTGAATTCTACATATGCATTATGGACTTGGCACCGAAATCAAGATAGTTACAAAGAAGATGCAGTTGGTGACCAGATTTACATTGTTCGACAGCCTGAATTATGCTTGAAAGATTCAAAA TCACAATTGCCTACACATCAAACATCCTCTTTCTCGGCTGCTCCCAGCCGCCTCTCTCTG GATTATTTCTCTATTATATCACAAATCCTTGGAGTTTTCTTTATATTTGGTCTATATTCTCAGGTAAACCAGATATTGTTCCTCTTGTCTGTATCTCTCTG CTGGCTTGGAACTAAGATTTGGACAATCCCTCTTATAATTCTTGTTAGATAG
- the LOC112716443 gene encoding purple acid phosphatase 23 isoform X3 translates to MNQYPHRIQHKTMKMKMASTIIVLVINIFTSMKVAVAVPPIPTTLDGPFEPVTRRFDSSLRKGSDDLPMTNPRLRKNVTSNFPEQIALAISSPTSMWISWVTGDAQIGLNVTPVDPASVKSEVWYGKESGKYTSVAKGDSLVYNQFYPFEGLWNYTSGIIHHVKLKGLEPGIRYYYKCGDSSIPAMSQEHVFETFPRPSPNNYPSRIAVIGDLGLTSNSSTTIDHLTYNDPSMIVMVGDLTYANQYLTTGGKGASCYSCAFPDAPIRETYQPRWDAWGRFMEPLTSKIPMMVIEGNHEIEPQVDGITFKSYLTRFAVPAEESGSKSNLYYSFDAGGIHFIMLGAYADYNSTGAQFAWLKQDLQSLDRSVTPWLVAAWHPPWYNSYASHYQEFECMRFEMEALLYQYGVDIVFYGHVHAYERMNRVYNYTLDKCGPVYIIVGDGGNIEKVDVDHADDSGKCPSPGDNIPEIGPVCHSNFSSGPAKGNFCWSKQPEWSAFRESSFGHGILEVVNSTYALWTWHRNQDSYKEDAVGDQIYIVRQPELCLKDSKSQLPTHQTSSFSAAPSRLSLVNQILFLLSVSLCWLGTKIWTIPLIILVR, encoded by the exons ATGAATCAGTATCCGCATAGGATCCAACACAAgacaatgaaaatgaaaatggctTCCACCATAATAGTTTTGGTGATCAACATTTTCACCAGCATGAAGGTGGCAGTTGCAGTGCCACCGATACCCACCACCTTAGACGGTCCGTTTGAGCCGGTGACTCGGCGGTTCGACTCGTCACTCAGAAAAGGCAGTGATGACTTGCCGATGACCAATCCAAGGCTCAGAAAGAACGTGACCTCGAATTTCCCGGAGCAGATTGCGCTTGCAATTTCTTCACCAACTTCCATGTGGATATCCTGGGTCACTG GGGATGCACAGATTGGTCTTAATGTGACGCCAGTTGATCCTGCATCTGTTAAAAGTGAGGTGTGGTATGGTAAAGAGAGTGGCAAGTACACAAGTGTTGCGAAAGGTGATTCACTTGTTTATAACCAATTCTACCCCTTTGAAGGCCTTTGGAACTACACCTCTGGCATTATTCACCATGTCAAACTCAAAG GCCTTGAACCAGGAATCAGATACTATTACAAATGTGGGGATAGCTCTATTCCAGCTATGAGTCAAGAGCATGTTTTTGAGACTTTTCCGAGGCCTAGTCCAAACAAttatcccagccgaattgcagttATTGGAGATTTGGGCCTCACAAGCAATTCTAGCACAACTATTGATCACTTAACTTACAATGATCCTTCCATGATCGTAATGGTTGGAGACTTAACATATGCAAATCAGTACTTGACAACTGGTGGAAAAGGAGCTTCTTGTTATTCTTGCGCATTTCCGGATGCACCTATCAGAGAGACGTATCAGCCGCGGTGGGATGCATGGGGAAG GTTTATGGAGCCTTTGACATCAAAAATTCCAATGATGGTTATTGAAGGGAATCATGAGATTGAACCACAAGTCGATGGCATCACATTCAAGTCATATTTGACAAGATTCGCAGTCCCTGCTGAAGAAAGTGGATCCAAAAGCAACTTGTATTATTCTTTTGATGCTGGGGGCATACACTTCATTATGCTGGGAGCATATGCTGATTATAATAGTACCG GTGCACAGTTTGCATGGCTGAAGCAAGATCTGCAAAGTCTCGACCGGAGTGTAACCCCTTGGCTTGTAGCTGCCTGGCATCCACCTTGGTATAATAGCTATGCCTCACACTATCAGGAATTCGAGTGTATGAGATTTGAAATGGAAGCACTTCTCTATCAATATGGTGTTGACATTGTTTTCTATGGTCAT GTTCATGCTTATGAGAGGATGAATAGAGTTTACAATTACACATTGGATAAATGTGGACCTGTTTACATAATTGTTGGAGATGGTGGAAATATTGAGAAAGTAGATGTTGATCATGCTGATGACTCAGGAAAGTGTCCTTCACCTGGAGACAATATACCAGAAATCGGACCAGTTTGCCACTCGAATTTTTCCTCTGGTCCTGCCAAAGGGAACTTTTGTTGGAGCAAACAACCTGAATGGAGCGCATTTAGAGAAAGCAGTTTTGGACATGGGATTCTTGAG GTGGTGAATTCTACATATGCATTATGGACTTGGCACCGAAATCAAGATAGTTACAAAGAAGATGCAGTTGGTGACCAGATTTACATTGTTCGACAGCCTGAATTATGCTTGAAAGATTCAAAA TCACAATTGCCTACACATCAAACATCCTCTTTCTCGGCTGCTCCCAGCCGCCTCTCTCTG GTAAACCAGATATTGTTCCTCTTGTCTGTATCTCTCTG CTGGCTTGGAACTAAGATTTGGACAATCCCTCTTATAATTCTTGTTAGATAG
- the LOC112716443 gene encoding purple acid phosphatase 23 isoform X5, whose product MNQYPHRIQHKTMKMKMASTIIVLVINIFTSMKVAVAVPPIPTTLDGPFEPVTRRFDSSLRKGSDDLPMTNPRLRKNVTSNFPEQIALAISSPTSMWISWVTGDAQIGLNVTPVDPASVKSEVWYGKESGKYTSVAKGDSLVYNQFYPFEGLWNYTSGIIHHVKLKGLEPGIRYYYKCGDSSIPAMSQEHVFETFPRPSPNNYPSRIAVIGDLGLTSNSSTTIDHLTYNDPSMIVMVGDLTYANQYLTTGGKGASCYSCAFPDAPIRETYQPRWDAWGRFMEPLTSKIPMMVIEGNHEIEPQVDGITFKSYLTRFAVPAEESGSKSNLYYSFDAGGIHFIMLGAYADYNSTGAQFAWLKQDLQSLDRSVTPWLVAAWHPPWYNSYASHYQEFECMRFEMEALLYQYGVDIVFYGHVHAYERMNRVYNYTLDKCGPVYIIVGDGGNIEKVDVDHADDSGKCPSPGDNIPEIGPVCHSNFSSGPAKGNFCWSKQPEWSAFRESSFGHGILEVVNSTYALWTWHRNQDSYKEDAVGDQIYIVRQPELCLKDSKSQLPTHQTSSFSAAPSRLSLLAWN is encoded by the exons ATGAATCAGTATCCGCATAGGATCCAACACAAgacaatgaaaatgaaaatggctTCCACCATAATAGTTTTGGTGATCAACATTTTCACCAGCATGAAGGTGGCAGTTGCAGTGCCACCGATACCCACCACCTTAGACGGTCCGTTTGAGCCGGTGACTCGGCGGTTCGACTCGTCACTCAGAAAAGGCAGTGATGACTTGCCGATGACCAATCCAAGGCTCAGAAAGAACGTGACCTCGAATTTCCCGGAGCAGATTGCGCTTGCAATTTCTTCACCAACTTCCATGTGGATATCCTGGGTCACTG GGGATGCACAGATTGGTCTTAATGTGACGCCAGTTGATCCTGCATCTGTTAAAAGTGAGGTGTGGTATGGTAAAGAGAGTGGCAAGTACACAAGTGTTGCGAAAGGTGATTCACTTGTTTATAACCAATTCTACCCCTTTGAAGGCCTTTGGAACTACACCTCTGGCATTATTCACCATGTCAAACTCAAAG GCCTTGAACCAGGAATCAGATACTATTACAAATGTGGGGATAGCTCTATTCCAGCTATGAGTCAAGAGCATGTTTTTGAGACTTTTCCGAGGCCTAGTCCAAACAAttatcccagccgaattgcagttATTGGAGATTTGGGCCTCACAAGCAATTCTAGCACAACTATTGATCACTTAACTTACAATGATCCTTCCATGATCGTAATGGTTGGAGACTTAACATATGCAAATCAGTACTTGACAACTGGTGGAAAAGGAGCTTCTTGTTATTCTTGCGCATTTCCGGATGCACCTATCAGAGAGACGTATCAGCCGCGGTGGGATGCATGGGGAAG GTTTATGGAGCCTTTGACATCAAAAATTCCAATGATGGTTATTGAAGGGAATCATGAGATTGAACCACAAGTCGATGGCATCACATTCAAGTCATATTTGACAAGATTCGCAGTCCCTGCTGAAGAAAGTGGATCCAAAAGCAACTTGTATTATTCTTTTGATGCTGGGGGCATACACTTCATTATGCTGGGAGCATATGCTGATTATAATAGTACCG GTGCACAGTTTGCATGGCTGAAGCAAGATCTGCAAAGTCTCGACCGGAGTGTAACCCCTTGGCTTGTAGCTGCCTGGCATCCACCTTGGTATAATAGCTATGCCTCACACTATCAGGAATTCGAGTGTATGAGATTTGAAATGGAAGCACTTCTCTATCAATATGGTGTTGACATTGTTTTCTATGGTCAT GTTCATGCTTATGAGAGGATGAATAGAGTTTACAATTACACATTGGATAAATGTGGACCTGTTTACATAATTGTTGGAGATGGTGGAAATATTGAGAAAGTAGATGTTGATCATGCTGATGACTCAGGAAAGTGTCCTTCACCTGGAGACAATATACCAGAAATCGGACCAGTTTGCCACTCGAATTTTTCCTCTGGTCCTGCCAAAGGGAACTTTTGTTGGAGCAAACAACCTGAATGGAGCGCATTTAGAGAAAGCAGTTTTGGACATGGGATTCTTGAG GTGGTGAATTCTACATATGCATTATGGACTTGGCACCGAAATCAAGATAGTTACAAAGAAGATGCAGTTGGTGACCAGATTTACATTGTTCGACAGCCTGAATTATGCTTGAAAGATTCAAAA TCACAATTGCCTACACATCAAACATCCTCTTTCTCGGCTGCTCCCAGCCGCCTCTCTCTG CTGGCTTGGAACTAA
- the LOC112716443 gene encoding purple acid phosphatase 23 isoform X2 — protein sequence MNQYPHRIQHKTMKMKMASTIIVLVINIFTSMKVAVAVPPIPTTLDGPFEPVTRRFDSSLRKGSDDLPMTNPRLRKNVTSNFPEQIALAISSPTSMWISWVTGDAQIGLNVTPVDPASVKSEVWYGKESGKYTSVAKGDSLVYNQFYPFEGLWNYTSGIIHHVKLKGLEPGIRYYYKCGDSSIPAMSQEHVFETFPRPSPNNYPSRIAVIGDLGLTSNSSTTIDHLTYNDPSMIVMVGDLTYANQYLTTGGKGASCYSCAFPDAPIRETYQPRWDAWGRFMEPLTSKIPMMVIEGNHEIEPQVDGITFKSYLTRFAVPAEESGSKSNLYYSFDAGGIHFIMLGAYADYNSTGAQFAWLKQDLQSLDRSVTPWLVAAWHPPWYNSYASHYQEFECMRFEMEALLYQYGVDIVFYGHVHAYERMNRVYNYTLDKCGPVYIIVGDGGNIEKVDVDHADDSGKCPSPGDNIPEIGPVCHSNFSSGPAKGNFCWSKQPEWSAFRESSFGHGILEVVNSTYALWTWHRNQDSYKEDAVGDQIYIVRQPELCLKDSKSQLPTHQTSSFSAAPSRLSLDYFSIISQILGVFFIFGLYSQVNQILFLLSVSLW from the exons ATGAATCAGTATCCGCATAGGATCCAACACAAgacaatgaaaatgaaaatggctTCCACCATAATAGTTTTGGTGATCAACATTTTCACCAGCATGAAGGTGGCAGTTGCAGTGCCACCGATACCCACCACCTTAGACGGTCCGTTTGAGCCGGTGACTCGGCGGTTCGACTCGTCACTCAGAAAAGGCAGTGATGACTTGCCGATGACCAATCCAAGGCTCAGAAAGAACGTGACCTCGAATTTCCCGGAGCAGATTGCGCTTGCAATTTCTTCACCAACTTCCATGTGGATATCCTGGGTCACTG GGGATGCACAGATTGGTCTTAATGTGACGCCAGTTGATCCTGCATCTGTTAAAAGTGAGGTGTGGTATGGTAAAGAGAGTGGCAAGTACACAAGTGTTGCGAAAGGTGATTCACTTGTTTATAACCAATTCTACCCCTTTGAAGGCCTTTGGAACTACACCTCTGGCATTATTCACCATGTCAAACTCAAAG GCCTTGAACCAGGAATCAGATACTATTACAAATGTGGGGATAGCTCTATTCCAGCTATGAGTCAAGAGCATGTTTTTGAGACTTTTCCGAGGCCTAGTCCAAACAAttatcccagccgaattgcagttATTGGAGATTTGGGCCTCACAAGCAATTCTAGCACAACTATTGATCACTTAACTTACAATGATCCTTCCATGATCGTAATGGTTGGAGACTTAACATATGCAAATCAGTACTTGACAACTGGTGGAAAAGGAGCTTCTTGTTATTCTTGCGCATTTCCGGATGCACCTATCAGAGAGACGTATCAGCCGCGGTGGGATGCATGGGGAAG GTTTATGGAGCCTTTGACATCAAAAATTCCAATGATGGTTATTGAAGGGAATCATGAGATTGAACCACAAGTCGATGGCATCACATTCAAGTCATATTTGACAAGATTCGCAGTCCCTGCTGAAGAAAGTGGATCCAAAAGCAACTTGTATTATTCTTTTGATGCTGGGGGCATACACTTCATTATGCTGGGAGCATATGCTGATTATAATAGTACCG GTGCACAGTTTGCATGGCTGAAGCAAGATCTGCAAAGTCTCGACCGGAGTGTAACCCCTTGGCTTGTAGCTGCCTGGCATCCACCTTGGTATAATAGCTATGCCTCACACTATCAGGAATTCGAGTGTATGAGATTTGAAATGGAAGCACTTCTCTATCAATATGGTGTTGACATTGTTTTCTATGGTCAT GTTCATGCTTATGAGAGGATGAATAGAGTTTACAATTACACATTGGATAAATGTGGACCTGTTTACATAATTGTTGGAGATGGTGGAAATATTGAGAAAGTAGATGTTGATCATGCTGATGACTCAGGAAAGTGTCCTTCACCTGGAGACAATATACCAGAAATCGGACCAGTTTGCCACTCGAATTTTTCCTCTGGTCCTGCCAAAGGGAACTTTTGTTGGAGCAAACAACCTGAATGGAGCGCATTTAGAGAAAGCAGTTTTGGACATGGGATTCTTGAG GTGGTGAATTCTACATATGCATTATGGACTTGGCACCGAAATCAAGATAGTTACAAAGAAGATGCAGTTGGTGACCAGATTTACATTGTTCGACAGCCTGAATTATGCTTGAAAGATTCAAAA TCACAATTGCCTACACATCAAACATCCTCTTTCTCGGCTGCTCCCAGCCGCCTCTCTCTG GATTATTTCTCTATTATATCACAAATCCTTGGAGTTTTCTTTATATTTGGTCTATATTCTCAGGTAAACCAGATATTGTTCCTCTTGTCTGTATCTCTCTGGTAG